The Nicotiana tabacum cultivar K326 chromosome 1, ASM71507v2, whole genome shotgun sequence genome segment CTTGTATAAATTCATCGTTGAGGTATCATTTGTTTTGAATGAAGGAAGTGTTTTGGGTTCTTAAATATGACGAAAGAATTGTTCAGCTATTTTCTGTTGGGAGTTCTATTTTTATCTATATATATCTtgtttaattagaatttcatattattatattgttgaccctagtaagtgtcggagtcgaccccttgtcattacttcttcgaggttagactagatacttaatggggtacatatttttatgtactcacgctacacttctctatttaattgtacatgatttgaggtaggtgcatctggccACCAGTCTGACGCGTAGATTTGATCTCTATCCCGagactttacggtgagctgctTTCCGAGCCGTTCTGCAACAACTGGAGTCTCTCTAATGCTTTATTTTTTTCTGTCCATTTTCTTTCAGACGGTAGTCTAAtattcttttgtacattctactacattgaccacatacttgtgacaccaggtcttggcacgcACACTATTAGACTTAAGATTTttggtattgtatacatgatTATGGCTTGTATTCGTTGCTCCGCTTAACTTTGTTTCATTGgtaaatttctaaatcttttaaCAAATGAAGAATTATTATCCACTTAGTAATTTATTTAAATGGAAAATCACAAGTTTGATcagtattggcttgcctagcaatgatgttgggcaccatcacggcctatgATGGAACTGGGTCGTGATAGAAATGCTGGCTTTCATAAAGATAGAATTTTATCAAAAATAAAGGGTTGGAAAGGAAAGTTTTTAAGTCAAGCAGGGAAGGAAGTTTTATTAAAGTCCTATTTAGCTGCTATCCCCTCATATGCTATGTCTTGTTTTCAGATACCTGATGGGTTATTTAAAGAAATCACTagtttattttcaaatttttggtGGGGTACAAATGAAGATAAGAGAAAGATGCATTTTTAAAAGTAAGAAAAACTATGCGAAGCAAAATTTAAAGGGGGTTTAGGCTTTCGGGATTTAAACGTTTTTAATATGGCTATTTTAGCCAACTAGCATGGTAAATTCTGACTGAACTGGATTTGTTAGTTTCTCAAGTCCTTAACGGTAAATAATTTCCGAAGGAATCTTTCTTACAGGCACCGACTAATAAATCTACATCTTGGGTATGAAAAAGTTTTTTATAGGGGCGAGATCTATTAAGTAGAGGTGCTAGATGGAATATTTCAAATGGTAAATCTGTAAGAGTATGGAGAGATCCATGGTTGCCACGAGATAGCTCCTTACCCCTTAAGTATGATGAGTGGTACTGCTACAAATCTGAAAGTATCAGAACTTATTGATAACAATACTAACACATGGAATATTCAGATTTTGAATACTTTATTTAGTGAAGATGATGTCGAATCTATTTTAACTATTCCAGTTTCTTCCGTGAGGGGCAATGATCGATTGATTTGGAATTTTACTAATTCATGAAAATACGAAGTGAAATTTGGTTATTATCTTGCAAAATTACTCCTCACAAATGATAGAAGTTTGGCTAATCGTGCGAAAAGTAGTTCTCATGTGTTCCCAAAATCCTTTTGGAACCATTTATGgtctttaaatattaaaaataagctCAAATATTTCTTAAGGAAGTATGTATTAAATACATTTCCTGCTAAGAATATTATTACAAAAAGAATTCACTTTATGGATGTTTGataagtgtgagcacgtgattttttccatACGAGAACTATtcccagaaaattcaaaataaaataaattttgttttatttgtaattgttGTGAATTTTTGTATTGTTTGCATTCGTTCGTGCCTGTTTATTTGTTAAGTTAAgaataaaatcaaaaaaataatgtactttgcattttagGCATTTAAGGTCCAGTTGTGTGATCATATATTTTAATTGGTACTTAATCATgtttgataattattattaagagatagttattattttaataagttaatttattattcaacttagaattttacttttttttaaaaaggaaaagaaaataaaagaaaaagaaggaacaaGTTTTAAGGGTAAGAAACCGGACTGGGCCAGTGTTAAAAGGTGGAATGTTCAAGCCCAAAGTCACACCCCATGTCCAGGTCCAATCCAACCCGTCTCCAGCCTCTATCAAATGACGCTGTTTCAGGCGtctcaatctggaccgttgatctcagctgATCAAACGGCCCCAAAGCTTTGACCAAACCCAACCCCCGACCCATTACCTGGTTCAGCCCGACCCCCAGTACTACTCCAAAGACACCGTTTGAGTTAAATGAATTGATCTGGACCCTCGATCTCTCTTGATCGAACGGCCAAAATCAAACCACCCCCACTATATAAATGAAACCCTCATACCCAGCCCCCAGTCCAAACCCCTGTTCATCTTCGTCTCAAAGACGAAGCCcttcccccaaaccctagccgtcaTGGCattccttcgcctgaaacccggcggcaacgacgccgccgaccaccaaaataacacccctgaacctcctaaccacccCCAATCCAAATCCAGTACCCGTTTGTTTCGAATCATCctcaaacttctcgaatcttcatttgaagattctaGCAAAGTTTGAACCTACCCCAATCCGCCTTAAACTCACACCAAGGCACCCCCTAATAACCCTCGTTACGGATCTGTTGAttgtttgcctcgaatcaacctccaacttctcgaatcttcaatccaAGATTCGAGCAGGACCTAGatctaccccaaccagtcccaaactcataccagacaTGTCCCTGacttccctcgtgaccaaaccaccgttggtttggttcgaatctaactagaaacactcgaaccccaaatcgaaacaAACAGAACCCTAGAAAAACCAAAACTGGTTTCTGTCCGAATTTTAAGAGGTTTTGGGTGTTTAACTGatcttagtcgaagtgttctcagttgagaacactcgattaaggtccgtttgacctcaaaagAAGTTCATATTCAAGACGATTCAAGTCCGTCTGTTCTTTGTTCTATCTAAGGtaattttccttttctcttttattctattttctgATGTTTTAAGTGTCTGTTTATGTGTTTAGTATTGTTATAATAATGTTTCAGTTTTGTCGATTATTCTCTCCTTCTCCatcagacctttttatttggtcgaatttgttCTTGATCTTGTTGTGTATAATTATAGGCTGCATAATCAAttcaaataagtttcgtcgattaTTTGTTTTATTATAAACCTCTGTTCTTGTCAAGGCCGATTGAAATTGCCTAATTATCTATTTTCAGATTGATTGTTATCAATTGTTGTAGATAATCGATTAATTAGTTCTCGTtgattaatttgttcttgtttgtaAACCAATAAGCTCGTCAAATGTTTGTTGTGTGTGCTTGACCTGTGTACACTTAACTTCAGGGCATTGTTAGTAGGctgacaatgaacctgcattcatgtgcattttgattcaattttcaatttttcagtTTAATTGATTCTGCTGAGTTCTGTGTTGTGGTTTAAATTCAGTCCATGGGTTCCAAGGGGAACTCAACCTTAATCATTCAGTTTGttaggagaattggttatagctgttaatcaaattagttttagttaattGCTAGTTGAGCAGATTTTAGAAACAAAAGTTTTAATATAGTTGAATAGTTGTATTAGGGGggggggcagtaatattaaggggtttcaggggtgatttgggaatgaaacagttaggataatattttaatgttagtgttttgttagtgggatattagtgtctttaaattaatatgtaatggggaacaaaagggaatggggggctgaaaataaggaaaagtttttccttagtggattttaagtggaaaatttcagatttagtGAGAGAAAGGGGGTCGGGCAGTAAGTGGAAAAAGAGGGCAAGTCTGTATAAGAAGGCAGAGAGAGGTCTATAGAAAGGGACTGGAAAACATTTTCTGAAAAATACTAAAGGAAATCAGTTCTTCAGGCAGTCTTAGACAACATTTTGAAAGATAAACATTCAGTTTCTCTTTAAGAGTTTAGAGAGCATTTCTTTGAGAGTTTTCCTGAGAGCTTGAACATCATCATTTTGagagttgaaaaaaaaaagaatacaagCTGACACTGTCAGCATTGGCTCACCATTTAACGAAGTGGCTGTTTGATAAGTGGACATGAATGAAGTATCTAATTTGAATAAATGTATGATGTTGAACTCTAATGCTATTTGGTAAACACAATCAGAAAAATTGGGACTTTTGTCCAAAAACGTACATTATGTGGTCTGGGCCTTTTTGGCAATTGGCTCGTTAGTAGTCAAACGACCCATTGTGAGTTTTAAGTTAGGTAGCGGTTCCAAATTGAAAGACGCTCCCTTTTGTTTGGATCTGGACTTGAACTTGAAGctcgaattttataattttaactaattaggattttttagagacaaataatatagaaaaatCATAGTTTACTTTAGGATGGACCTTTAAAatatgagatgagcctcgccaaatataATGcgaaattgtggggccctcattaaatgtatatataaaatacttagaattcgggatcggccgcttagagAATTTCACGGTCTTTTTCCCAAAAGTAATAATGCGTTAGTCACTGTTAGGCAcgtacttttaataatttactttcttaaactcgggtgcacatttatgtgacccaaatccaaatctcaataaaTGTTGAGCAATGTATCCATATAAAAGGTCCCTCTGGTTTTCTCTTTCTACAACTGAGAGTTTTTTTTCATTCCTTGACCAACCTTATCAAATCTACAAGAAATCACTTCAATTTCACCTCTCAATCACACTCTCAAGCATATTCCAATAAATAAACCTATCAAAATTGCCACTTTCATCCTCTCTGTTCCCCAGTTTTGCCAAACTTCCACTCTATACAAACGCTAGATCATAAGTATCAGAAATTTTACAGTGCGAAGATGGCGGAAGAAATTACAGAACGCCTTCATAAATTTATTCTAACGGAGGAAAAAAATGAGGTTGTGGCAATAGAATTTCCAGATATTCAGGCAAGCATGAAAGAATGTGAAGTAAGTCTTCTTGGTAAGGTAATCTCTGACAAAAAGGTGAATTTTTATGGAATTAGGAATGCTATAACTCTGACTTGGGGAAACCCTATAGGATTacaaattaaggaaataaaatggaATTTTTTCCAGTTCATTTTCAAAGAGAAAGAAAGTTTGGATAAAGTTAAACTTGGTACTCTATGGtttttagacttgttatgtaGTAGACAGTCGGATCagtgtatttagaggctctagactcgtgacaccagatgtttgggttgtgttggtttaccgttttgttgttttccgcacatttcagtggtttaaatattttttatgaaaaaatcAGCATTAATGTTAGAAAAAATGTTTTCATTAAAAGAATTTATTGAGGATATTTGaatgggttggcttgcctagtattgtgataggcggCATTACGACCGGggatttgggatcgtgacaactATTGGGTTTGATTAATGCATACTTTGTTTCCCcgggaaaaaaagagagaattaaATAAAGGTATTTAGTCAAAAAACCCTCtcattaataattttttaaagaatATGTAAAAGAGAAATAGGACAATTAAAATGGGCCGAAGGAAATAGTAATTAGTCAAATATCAAAAGGAGTAAATTGAATTAAATTAATAACTCAACTTCAAGATCTCTATTTTTCTGATAAATTATATAGGTGGATATTTGTATGACTTATACTAATCTACTACTAGTATAAGATTAGAGTAGGTTAatttatcttcttttctttttttggtttacaaaaataactttAGCAACACATTAGAAAAAAATGAACATTTTATATGTATTCATTTTTTAAgtctatttttaaaaaataataacaatttaaATTAATCCAAAAACTAGCATTGAGGTATGCGCTTTAATTTTTTCCATATGTCTAAGCTTTGATGGAAGAAATTAACAAGAAATATGTATTAGTGGAAAGTAGTAAAGTAACTGATGAAATACTAAAAGTATGAGTAAGTTGATGCAGACActactattatttaaaaaaaagaacaaTAATAAAGACTTATGAAAATGAGATGGTCTCCAACTAGTTGCATTAATAAGCCATATTAAATAGTACTATTGAATTTATTGAAAAGTATGATAAATATCTTACAAGAAAAGGCAATTCTTTGATAGTTGATTACAATGATACATATAAGTTTGATAATAAAGTTCTAGTTTATCATTTTTACAAGGCAGCTTGGTGCACAAGCTATTTCGTATTCACGCAGAGTGACGAGGAAGAATTACATCTTGGGGGTGTAATGTAGACAACTTACCCTAATACAAGTATTAATGACTGTTTTGATCACAAGCTCGAACCTATGATTTATAAGTCACACGAAAATAATTTTACCGTTGCTCTAGAAGCTTGTGTGGATGGTTGTTCCTTAttatattgtatcgtattgttattttaaatacaatatttattttgattgttacttaaattttattgtatcatataattaaataaatcgttatttaacaacaaaaagtgccactttatggGACGACGAATTTGGTGTGGTGGCGTCGTTTCCTTGCTTTTTCCCCAACTCATCTTGcctccttattattaaataatcatattttatcatttaccgtacttttttatataataattctacttcATATCCTATTTTTCTTAGTAatgttgcaagtttattcttcaatTTGTTGGTGTGTGACATCATGAAACAACGGCAAaagatacaatctatccaaatattgtattcatcaaacaatacaatacaatacattatgaaacgacatgtaacaacaatccaaacaagctgtaagacTCCCCTTCTGATCATTTCTACAACTTGTGCAAAATTAAATGAGCACCATATTGTGGTTGAAGCAGCAGTGGGTGTGGAGCATGAGCATAAGATGGAGAAAGTTCAAATGCATAGTGTTTCAAAATCATGGCAATTGTCATCTTAGCCTCTAACATAGCAAAGTTTTGGCCAATACAAATTCTTGGACCCCAACTAAATGGAAAGAACACAAGTTGTCCTTTTGTTGCTTTGGCTACACCTTCACTAAATCTTTCTGGATTGAACTCCATTGCATCATCTCCCCATATTTCAGTATCATGATGTAACAAAATTGTTGCTAATAAAAGTTGCACGCCAGCTGGTAAATATAAATTCCCTAACTTTGTTTCTTTGATTACCATTCGATTAATGAAATATCCTGAAGGATACAATCTCATGACCTCGTTTAAGATCATAGTCACCTATCAAACAAACAagaagaattaactcaaatagccGTCTACCTAATCGGGATGTATATAATTCATGTGTACTATGTATATAACTGTGTATAGTCAATATACAATCTATATATACCGACTAGAAAAGGTAAACAATGAATCTAGCTGGCTATTTGTTTAACAATTCCACCACATGTGATTATTGCCATCACGGCGAAATGGTTTTTTGTAGGATATTTAAGTTATGTACTTATATATACTGGCAGTATAAACAAAATAATACTGCTAATCATTGTCGAAGccagaaaattcaataagaatgTTCAAAATTATCGGTGGGCTATGCaagggtgttcaaagtctatttttaatcaaatacTTACTATTTTTAGCTGATTCAACTTGTCATAGTCAAGATCATCATTTCCAAACACTTGCAAAACCTCTTCTCTAGCTTGTTCTTGCCAAATAGGATACTTGCACAATAAAATCATAGTCCAAACAAGTAAAGCTGAAGTAGTCTCTTGCCCAGCAAGATAGAATAGCTTACACTCTTCAATCACCTCATCAATACTCATACCAAATTTCTTGTTATTTCCATGTTGTTGAATTTCTTTTAAATTGGATGCCAATAATGTACCCAATAAATCATCAGGAGCTTCTCCATTTTCAATCATACTCATTCTTTTCTTGATAATTCCCAATATCAATACGCGCACTTCGTTAAAGATTTGCTTCATCCTTCTGTTTGTTTTTGTTGGTATAAACCTATGGTTCAAGAAATTAAGTAGAATTGAAGttgcaaataagaaaagtttCATAGTAGACACTGAAGACGTAATTAAGTAACTAAAAGTGTGTCTTTTCAAACCGTTTTAACTTTTAGATGAGATGATCACATAATTCAACATAGTATCAAAGTCGTCAACGATCTGCGTTGTAGTCTCATCCACATTCATTATTAGAAGGAACTTTCAACGACGTGGCCTATGAACACGTAATTAAATACGATAGTAGATATTGAAGACGTAACGAAATAACTAAGGACCCGTTTGGTCAgacaaaaaaaattcactttttttaaTCAGTATTTGgccatgaaaattttaaatttcacttgaagttgaatttcggaatttttcggaaatttgaaaaactccaaaaagttgaaCCCTAAGAAATCAGTAATTGTACCTCCATCCCGGGATGTATAATGAGCGTGCTATTTGTAAAAGTAGTTCCATTTGCTCTTTTTGAAGTTCAAAAATCTTTCTTCCTTCTTCATAACTACTGCCAAAAGCAGTTCTTGAAATGGCATCACTTGTTAAAGTTTGTAGATATGGCCACACATCTATCTCTGATCCTCCTGTCGAGACAACTTTCTCCCATTTGCTCAGCATCTCACTAGCAGTCAATAAGAATGTAGGTAGCATATGCTGCACGTTATGCATTAGACATAATAAGATCAGTAGAGGTGAATCTAAGATTTAAATCAGTAATATCAAAATATGTACGATTTTATTACATGCGTACATTATGCGAGttaaaaaggaatttttttaGTTGAATCTACCGAAATCACTCTAGATCCTCCTCTTATTAGTAGTGGTGATAGATCAAATGAACTTTACTTTCCAATTTTTGACTACAAATAAGAATCTAACCTTATAACCACCAAAACTTATAGTTTAGTAACATCGATGAGAGGGAATTCGATACTCATCACCCCCTTTCCCCTTTCCTTGCCCTAATCCCATAACATAATGATAAGTGTGCAGTCTGGTGCACTAAggtcccgctatgcgcggggttcagagaagggccggaccacaagggtctatcatacgcagtcttaccctgtatttccgcaagaggttgtttccacaaCATAACGGTAAGTAAAATaaccacacacaaaaaaaaaatccaacctTAAGCAAGTCAATAATTTAGCAAATGTTACGCTGGGTGTCAGCCTACCACAATCTTCCTCCTATATTCGGATTTGAGACCGACAATTTGAGCAAGCTTATATAGGCATAATTCTTAAGCAAGTCTACAATAAACTACTAAAAAAAAAGTAGTGCAAATTGACACAAGATAGTTTCATCTTAAAAACCTTCAATTTG includes the following:
- the LOC107800071 gene encoding cytochrome P450 CYP72A219-like; this translates as MEISYYSLKIAISSFVVIFILKWAWKILNWVWFKPKELEKCLRQQGFKGNSYRFLFGDVNEMMKMGKEALSKPIDFSHNIWPRVMPFFHKTITTYGKNCLAWYGPRPAIVIVDPELIREVLTKNYIFQKPPGTPLTKLAANGLAGYEADKWAKHRRLINPAFHLDKLKHMLPTFLLTASEMLSKWEKVVSTGGSEIDVWPYLQTLTSDAISRTAFGSSYEEGRKIFELQKEQMELLLQIARSLYIPGWRFIPTKTNRRMKQIFNEVRVLILGIIKKRMSMIENGEAPDDLLGTLLASNLKEIQQHGNNKKFGMSIDEVIEECKLFYLAGQETTSALLVWTMILLCKYPIWQEQAREEVLQVFGNDDLDYDKLNQLKIVTMILNEVMRLYPSGYFINRMVIKETKLGNLYLPAGVQLLLATILLHHDTEIWGDDAMEFNPERFSEGVAKATKGQLVFFPFSWGPRICIGQNFAMLEAKMTIAMILKHYAFELSPSYAHAPHPLLLQPQYGAHLILHKL